A window of Candidatus Pantoea floridensis contains these coding sequences:
- a CDS encoding PqiB family protein, producing the protein MQQETPTTPTSANLRNKRKISPFWLLPIIALLIAGWLLWTNYQERGTTITINFQTADGIVPGRTPIRYQGVEVGTVQGIVLSDDYRSIQIKASIKSDMRDALREDTQFWLVTPKASLAGVSGLDALVGGNYIGMMPGKGKESDHFTALDTQPKYRVNTGELLIHLRAPDLGSLNTGSLVYYRKIPVGRVYDYSLNNSTDGVTIDVLIERRFINLVKKQSRFWNVSGVDADVSLSGAKVKLESLAALVNGAIAFDSPNDGQQAKVDETYQLYPDLARSQRGVQVQLDLPSGNNLKADSTPLMYQGLEVGTLTKLNLLDGGKVTGELTVDPSVTGLMRSGTRIEMRTPKISLTDTNLSSLLTGNTFELVPGEGEPQDHFTVLPASETLLQKPDVLTVKLSAPETYGIDAGQPVMLYGMKIGQVISRSLDEDGISFVAAINPEHRQLVHADSKFVVNSRLDVKFGLDGMQVLGASAREWVDGGIRLIPGAKGNPSNRYPLYADAERAEEGIVGEQPPTTLKLTANSLPDVQAGSVLLYRKFQVGEVVDVVPRTDAFEISIHIQPQYRKLLTSESVFWAEGGAKVQLNGSGLTVQASPLNRALKGAISFDNLTGAQAAKGVKRVLYPSETAARAVGSQITLHTFDASKLAAGMPIRYLGINIGQVESLALSADNNQVVAKAVLYPEYVQDFARIGSRFSVVSPEISPAGVNHLETLLQPYVNVDPGKGAPARTFELQESTITDSRYLNGLTIYVDAAEAGSLSVGTPVLFRGVEVGTVTGTSLGNMADRVQIALRISKKYQHLVRNNSVFWLASGYNFDFGLIGGVLKTGTFQQFIRGGVQFATPPTVPLAPQAGANKHFLLQDEAPKEWRNWGTAIPDPNQP; encoded by the coding sequence ATGCAACAGGAAACGCCGACTACACCGACTAGCGCCAATCTGCGCAATAAGCGCAAGATTTCGCCGTTCTGGTTATTGCCTATTATCGCCCTGCTGATTGCTGGCTGGCTGCTATGGACCAATTATCAGGAGCGCGGTACGACGATCACCATAAACTTCCAGACCGCCGATGGGATTGTGCCGGGTCGTACGCCGATCCGTTATCAAGGTGTGGAAGTGGGCACGGTGCAAGGCATCGTGCTGAGCGATGATTATCGCAGCATCCAGATTAAGGCCAGTATCAAAAGCGATATGCGTGATGCGCTGCGTGAAGACACCCAGTTCTGGCTCGTCACGCCAAAGGCATCGCTGGCAGGCGTGTCCGGGCTTGATGCTCTGGTAGGCGGTAACTACATCGGTATGATGCCGGGCAAAGGTAAAGAGAGCGATCACTTCACTGCGCTTGATACCCAACCGAAATATCGCGTCAATACCGGTGAACTCCTGATCCACTTGCGCGCGCCGGATCTGGGTTCGCTCAACACCGGTTCTTTGGTCTATTACCGCAAAATTCCGGTAGGCCGTGTTTATGATTACAGCCTGAATAACAGCACCGATGGGGTAACTATCGATGTGCTGATTGAGCGTCGCTTTATCAATCTGGTGAAGAAGCAGAGCCGCTTCTGGAATGTCTCGGGCGTAGATGCGGACGTCAGCCTGAGCGGTGCCAAAGTGAAGCTGGAGAGTTTAGCCGCGTTAGTCAATGGCGCGATTGCCTTCGATTCGCCGAATGACGGCCAGCAGGCCAAGGTTGATGAAACCTATCAACTCTATCCCGATCTGGCTCGAAGCCAGCGAGGCGTGCAGGTCCAGCTGGATCTGCCGAGCGGCAACAACCTTAAAGCAGACAGTACGCCGCTGATGTATCAGGGATTGGAAGTCGGCACCTTAACCAAACTTAATCTGCTGGATGGCGGCAAAGTCACGGGCGAACTGACGGTGGATCCTTCGGTAACCGGCCTGATGCGCAGCGGGACGCGTATCGAGATGCGCACCCCTAAAATCAGCCTGACTGACACCAATTTGAGTAGTCTGTTGACGGGCAACACCTTTGAACTGGTGCCCGGCGAAGGTGAGCCACAGGATCATTTCACCGTGCTGCCCGCCAGCGAAACCCTGCTGCAGAAACCGGATGTGCTCACGGTTAAACTGAGTGCACCGGAAACCTATGGTATTGATGCTGGTCAGCCAGTCATGCTGTACGGCATGAAGATTGGCCAGGTCATCTCACGCTCTCTGGACGAAGACGGCATCAGTTTTGTGGCGGCTATCAATCCGGAACACCGTCAGCTGGTCCACGCTGACAGTAAATTTGTGGTGAATAGCCGCCTCGACGTGAAGTTTGGCCTCGATGGGATGCAGGTGCTGGGCGCGAGCGCGCGCGAATGGGTCGATGGCGGAATTCGCCTGATCCCGGGCGCGAAAGGTAACCCATCAAACCGTTACCCTTTATATGCCGACGCAGAACGTGCGGAAGAAGGCATTGTCGGAGAGCAGCCACCGACTACGCTGAAACTCACTGCTAACAGTTTGCCGGACGTGCAGGCGGGATCGGTGCTGCTTTATCGTAAATTCCAGGTCGGTGAAGTGGTTGATGTCGTACCGCGCACAGATGCCTTTGAAATCTCAATTCACATCCAACCGCAGTATCGCAAGTTACTGACCAGTGAGAGCGTGTTCTGGGCCGAAGGCGGTGCAAAAGTCCAACTCAACGGTAGCGGCTTAACCGTGCAGGCTTCGCCGCTCAACCGGGCGCTGAAAGGGGCCATCAGCTTCGATAATCTCACCGGCGCGCAGGCAGCGAAAGGCGTGAAACGTGTGCTTTATCCATCAGAAACCGCGGCGCGTGCCGTCGGCAGCCAGATCACCTTACATACTTTTGATGCCAGCAAACTGGCGGCCGGGATGCCGATTCGTTATCTCGGCATTAACATCGGTCAGGTTGAATCGCTGGCGCTGAGTGCGGATAACAATCAGGTGGTGGCAAAAGCGGTACTTTATCCGGAGTACGTGCAGGATTTCGCGCGTATCGGCAGTCGTTTCTCGGTGGTGTCACCTGAGATTTCTCCGGCGGGTGTTAATCATCTGGAAACGCTGCTGCAGCCTTACGTTAACGTCGACCCGGGCAAAGGTGCACCCGCACGTACGTTTGAACTGCAGGAAAGCACCATCACCGATTCACGCTACCTCAACGGCCTGACCATTTACGTTGATGCCGCCGAAGCCGGCTCGCTATCGGTAGGTACACCTGTGCTGTTCCGTGGCGTCGAGGTTGGCACCGTTACCGGTACCTCGCTGGGTAACATGGCGGATCGTGTGCAAATCGCCCTGCGCATCAGCAAGAAATACCAACATCTGGTGCGTAACAACTCGGTGTTCTGGCTGGCGTCCGGTTATAACTTTGATTTCGGCCTGATTGGCGGCGTACTGAAAACCGGTACTTTCCAGCAGTTCATTCGTGGCGGCGTGCAGTTTGCGACGCCGCCAACGGTGCCGTTAGCACCACAGGCCGGCGCCAACAAGCACTTCCTGCTGCAGGATGAAGCGCCAAAAGAGTGGCGCAATTGGGGCACGGCAATTCCGGATCCTAATCAACCTTAA
- the yebS gene encoding membrane integrity lipid transport subunit YebS: MKIHAISQTLPHARYQRCPQCDTLFSLPDVKSHQTAYCPRCHAQIQSGRDWSMTRLTAMAVVMIVLMPFAFSLPLVDIRLLGMRINASLLEGVIQMAQQGNTLTASMVAFCTIGAPVTLVAGIIYLWIGNALGMNLRPVLLMLDKLKEWVMLDIYLVGVAVASIKVQDYAALEVGYGLVAYIALTVLSLLTLIHLNVEQLWEHYYPQSMPTSPPEEWQVCLNCHQTGTPDERGRCTRCHTPLDYRRRHSLQKSWAALIASIVLLIPANLLPISVVYVNGARREDTIFSGILGLASGNVPVAAVVFIASILVPFTKVLVMLTLLLSIHFKCEQGIKTRIRLLRAVTWVGRWSMLDLFVIALTMSLVNRDQLLAFTMGPAAFYFGSAVILTIMAVEWLDSRLIWDAHATGNADYTD, translated from the coding sequence ATGAAAATTCACGCTATCAGCCAGACGTTGCCCCACGCACGTTATCAGCGTTGTCCGCAATGCGATACCCTTTTTTCCTTACCGGATGTGAAATCGCATCAGACAGCCTACTGCCCCCGCTGTCATGCTCAAATCCAAAGTGGTCGTGATTGGTCAATGACGCGCCTCACCGCCATGGCGGTGGTGATGATCGTGTTAATGCCTTTCGCCTTCAGCTTGCCGTTGGTGGATATCCGCCTGCTCGGCATGCGAATTAATGCCAGCCTGCTGGAAGGCGTGATTCAGATGGCGCAGCAGGGCAATACCCTCACCGCCTCAATGGTGGCGTTTTGTACCATTGGCGCGCCGGTCACGCTGGTAGCTGGCATTATTTATTTGTGGATCGGCAACGCCCTCGGCATGAATCTTCGCCCGGTGCTCTTGATGCTGGATAAGCTGAAAGAGTGGGTGATGCTGGATATCTATCTGGTCGGCGTGGCGGTGGCGTCGATAAAGGTGCAGGATTATGCCGCGCTGGAAGTCGGTTATGGTTTAGTGGCTTATATCGCACTGACGGTGCTGAGTCTGCTGACGCTGATTCATCTTAACGTTGAGCAGCTATGGGAACACTATTATCCCCAATCCATGCCGACCTCGCCGCCGGAAGAGTGGCAGGTATGCCTTAATTGCCATCAAACTGGCACACCCGATGAGCGTGGCCGCTGCACACGTTGTCACACGCCACTTGATTATCGCCGCCGCCACAGTCTGCAGAAATCCTGGGCCGCGTTGATTGCCTCGATTGTGCTGCTGATCCCTGCCAACCTGTTACCGATCTCAGTGGTTTACGTTAACGGGGCGCGTCGCGAAGATACCATCTTCTCCGGTATTCTTGGTTTGGCATCCGGAAATGTGCCCGTTGCTGCAGTGGTGTTTATCGCCAGTATTCTGGTGCCGTTTACCAAAGTGTTAGTGATGTTGACCTTGCTACTCAGCATCCATTTCAAATGCGAACAGGGCATAAAAACCCGCATTCGTCTGCTGCGCGCCGTAACCTGGGTGGGCCGCTGGTCGATGCTGGATCTGTTTGTCATTGCGTTAACCATGTCGCTGGTCAATCGCGATCAGCTTCTGGCTTTTACCATGGGACCGGCCGCCTTCTATTTTGGCTCCGCCGTGATCCTGACCATTATGGCTGTAGAGTGGCTTGATAGCCGCCTGATCTGGGATGCACATGCAACAGGAAACGCCGACTACACCGACTAG
- a CDS encoding GAF domain-containing protein, whose amino-acid sequence MNKKAFYEELNRDVRALLAGETSFLAALGNCSALLFERLEGVNWAGFYLLTEPNTLVLGPFQGKIACVRIPVGKGVCGTAVAEDKVQLVEDVHAFPGHIACDAASNAEIVIPLKVNGTLVGVLDIDSTVYSRFDSEDEAGLVALTDGLCEVLAGSDIVKFIQLTHS is encoded by the coding sequence ATGAACAAAAAAGCTTTTTACGAGGAATTGAATCGCGATGTCCGCGCCTTGTTGGCGGGTGAAACCTCGTTCCTGGCCGCGCTCGGCAACTGCAGTGCGCTGCTATTTGAACGCCTCGAGGGCGTGAATTGGGCAGGATTCTATTTGCTTACTGAGCCGAATACGCTGGTACTGGGGCCATTTCAGGGCAAAATTGCCTGTGTGCGTATTCCGGTGGGCAAAGGCGTGTGCGGTACGGCGGTGGCCGAAGACAAAGTGCAGCTTGTTGAAGACGTGCATGCATTTCCTGGACACATTGCCTGTGACGCAGCCAGCAATGCAGAAATCGTGATTCCTCTGAAAGTAAATGGCACCCTCGTAGGTGTTTTAGACATTGATAGTACGGTTTATTCTCGCTTCGATAGCGAGGATGAAGCGGGGCTGGTGGCCCTTACCGACGGGCTTTGTGAAGTGCTGGCGGGCAGCGACATCGTAAAATTTATTCAGCTGACGCACAGCTAA
- the proQ gene encoding RNA chaperone ProQ: MENQPKLNSSKEVIAFLAERFPQCFSAEGEARPLKIGIFQDLVERVQGELSLSKTQLRSALRLYTSSWRYLYGIKAGAIRVDLDGNACGVLDEQHVEHARKQLEEAKARVQAQRDQQKAKKREAGEETAERRPRKPAPRKAAAGDAPRQPRPQAPRAATAERKPAQQPRAKPVTDTSTLQPGQNIKVTAGKGAMDATILEITKDGVRVQLASGMAMIVRAEHLQF, from the coding sequence ATGGAAAATCAACCTAAGTTGAATAGCAGTAAAGAAGTCATCGCCTTTTTGGCGGAGCGTTTTCCGCAATGCTTTAGCGCCGAAGGCGAGGCGCGTCCGCTCAAAATCGGCATTTTTCAAGATCTGGTCGAGCGTGTTCAAGGCGAACTGAGCCTGAGCAAGACGCAACTGCGTTCTGCCTTACGTCTATATACCTCTAGCTGGCGTTATCTTTATGGCATCAAAGCCGGTGCCATTCGTGTTGATCTCGACGGTAACGCCTGTGGCGTGCTGGATGAGCAACATGTAGAACATGCGCGCAAGCAACTGGAAGAAGCCAAAGCTCGCGTGCAGGCGCAGCGCGATCAGCAGAAAGCGAAAAAGCGTGAAGCCGGTGAAGAGACCGCTGAACGTCGTCCGCGTAAACCTGCTCCGCGTAAAGCTGCCGCAGGCGATGCGCCGCGTCAGCCACGTCCTCAGGCGCCGCGTGCGGCCACTGCCGAACGTAAGCCTGCGCAGCAGCCACGTGCTAAACCTGTCACTGATACCTCAACATTGCAACCCGGCCAGAATATCAAGGTGACTGCAGGCAAAGGTGCAATGGACGCTACCATTCTTGAAATCACCAAAGATGGCGTTCGGGTTCAGCTCGCTTCCGGCATGGCAATGATTGTGCGCGCAGAACATTTGCAGTTCTGA
- the prc gene encoding carboxy terminal-processing peptidase → MNNIFKIGMIAGLLLAGPTFGADNITRADQIPQLHEDPQHPTVSERVTSRFTRSHYRQFDLNQDFSAKIFDRYLNLLDYSHNVLLASDIAQYADKKNTVGDEFRSGKLDVFYDLYNLAQKRRFERYQYALSVLNRPMNFTGNDTIDIDRAKSPWPKSVDELNALWDAKVKYDELSLKLAGKDEKDIRETLTKRYNFAIRRLAQSNSEDVFQLAMTAFAHEIDPHTNYLSPRNTEQFNTEMSLSLEGIGAVLQMDDDYTVINSMVAGGPAAKSKSITVGDRIVGVGQPGKPMEDVIGWRLDDVVSKIKGPKGSKVRLEVLPAGKGTKTRTVTLTREKIRLEDRAVKGTVHNVGKEKVGVLDIPGFYVGLTDDVKVQLQKLQKQNVDSIVIDLRTNGGGALTEAVSLSGLFIPSGPVVQVRDNNGRVRQDSDNDGIVYYKGPLVVLVDRFSASASEIFAAAMQDYGRALIVGEPTFGKGTVQQYRSLNRIYDQMLRPEWPALGSVQYTIQKFYRINGGSTQRKGVTPDLLMPTGVEAAETGEKFEDNALPWDSVNAASYTKTGDIAPLVPQLTKEHADRIAKDREFQYIMKDIARFDAMKDKRNIVSLNLAQREKENHEDDALRLERINARYQAEGKAPLKSIEDLPKDYKEPDPYLDETVKIANDMAQLEKNQPAAEAAK, encoded by the coding sequence ATGAACAATATTTTCAAGATCGGTATGATCGCGGGCCTGCTATTGGCAGGCCCCACCTTTGGCGCAGATAACATTACGCGTGCCGACCAGATTCCACAGCTACATGAAGACCCGCAGCATCCAACCGTCAGTGAACGCGTTACCTCGCGCTTTACCCGTTCCCACTATCGCCAATTCGATTTGAATCAGGACTTTTCAGCGAAAATTTTTGATCGCTACCTGAATCTGCTCGATTACAGCCATAACGTGCTGCTGGCATCGGATATCGCGCAATACGCTGATAAAAAAAACACCGTGGGCGATGAGTTCCGCAGCGGTAAGCTGGATGTGTTTTACGATCTCTACAATCTGGCGCAGAAACGTCGCTTCGAGCGCTATCAATATGCGCTGAGTGTTCTGAATCGCCCTATGAATTTCACCGGCAATGACACCATTGACATTGACCGAGCAAAATCGCCCTGGCCGAAAAGCGTTGATGAGCTGAATGCGCTGTGGGATGCCAAAGTAAAATACGATGAACTGAGCCTGAAATTGGCCGGTAAAGATGAAAAAGATATCCGTGAAACGCTGACCAAGCGTTACAACTTTGCCATCCGTCGTTTGGCGCAAAGCAATAGTGAAGATGTGTTCCAGCTGGCGATGACCGCGTTTGCGCATGAAATCGATCCGCACACGAACTATCTTTCACCGCGCAATACCGAGCAATTCAATACTGAGATGAGCCTGTCTCTGGAGGGGATTGGTGCGGTGCTGCAGATGGATGACGATTACACCGTAATCAACTCGATGGTGGCGGGTGGACCTGCTGCGAAGAGTAAATCGATCACCGTTGGCGATCGTATCGTTGGCGTTGGTCAGCCGGGCAAACCGATGGAAGATGTTATCGGCTGGCGTTTGGACGATGTGGTTTCCAAAATTAAAGGACCGAAGGGCAGTAAAGTGCGTCTTGAAGTCCTGCCTGCGGGTAAAGGGACCAAAACCCGAACGGTCACGCTGACGCGTGAGAAAATCCGTCTGGAAGATCGTGCCGTAAAAGGGACCGTGCATAACGTCGGTAAAGAGAAAGTCGGCGTACTGGATATTCCAGGCTTCTACGTTGGTCTGACTGACGACGTAAAAGTACAGCTGCAGAAACTGCAAAAGCAGAACGTCGACAGCATCGTGATTGATCTCCGTACTAACGGTGGCGGCGCGTTGACCGAAGCGGTTTCCCTGTCGGGTCTGTTTATTCCGAGTGGTCCGGTGGTACAGGTGCGTGATAACAATGGCCGTGTGCGTCAGGACAGCGATAACGACGGGATTGTGTATTACAAAGGTCCGCTGGTCGTACTGGTGGACCGCTTCAGCGCCTCCGCATCTGAAATCTTTGCCGCGGCGATGCAGGATTATGGCCGAGCACTGATTGTCGGCGAACCGACTTTCGGTAAAGGTACCGTGCAGCAATACCGTTCACTGAACCGAATTTACGATCAGATGTTGCGTCCAGAGTGGCCAGCGTTAGGTTCCGTGCAGTACACCATTCAGAAGTTCTATCGCATCAACGGTGGCAGTACACAGCGCAAGGGCGTTACGCCTGATCTGCTGATGCCCACCGGCGTAGAGGCTGCAGAAACGGGTGAGAAGTTTGAGGACAATGCACTTCCATGGGACAGCGTAAATGCGGCCAGTTATACCAAAACCGGCGATATCGCGCCGCTGGTACCGCAGCTGACCAAAGAGCATGCAGACCGCATCGCGAAAGATCGTGAATTCCAATACATCATGAAAGATATTGCACGCTTTGATGCCATGAAGGACAAGCGTAATATCGTGTCGCTCAATCTTGCCCAGCGTGAGAAAGAGAACCACGAAGATGATGCATTACGTCTGGAGCGTATTAACGCGCGTTATCAGGCGGAAGGCAAAGCACCGCTTAAGAGCATTGAAGATCTGCCGAAAGACTACAAAGAACCCGATCCGTATTTAGATGAAACGGTGAAAATCGCTAACGATATGGCGCAGCTGGAAAAAAATCAGCCGGCAGCCGAAGCAGCGAAATAA
- the htpX gene encoding protease HtpX, whose amino-acid sequence MMRIALFLLTNLAVMLVFGLILSLTGIQSSSVQGLMIMAGLFGFGGAFVSLLMSKWMALRSVGGEVIEQPRNETERWLMNTVGRQAQQAGIAMPQVAIYHAPDINAFATGARRDASLVAVSTGLLQNMSRDEAEAVLAHEIAHIANGDMITMTLIQGVVNTFVIFISRILAQIASGFLSGNRDGEESGNGNPMVYFAVSMVLELLFGFLASLITMWFSRHREFHADAGSAKLVGREKMIAALQRLKTSYEPQEPSSMMAFCINGKNKSLSELFMSHPPLDKRIEALRTGEYLK is encoded by the coding sequence ATGATGCGTATTGCTCTTTTCCTGCTCACCAACCTGGCGGTGATGTTGGTATTCGGACTGATATTAAGTCTGACAGGAATCCAGTCAAGCAGTGTTCAGGGCCTGATGATTATGGCAGGTCTGTTTGGCTTTGGCGGTGCGTTTGTTTCACTGCTGATGTCCAAATGGATGGCGTTACGATCCGTTGGCGGTGAAGTCATTGAACAACCCCGTAATGAGACGGAACGCTGGCTGATGAATACCGTTGGCCGCCAGGCTCAGCAGGCCGGCATTGCGATGCCGCAGGTGGCAATTTATCACGCGCCGGATATCAATGCTTTTGCTACTGGTGCGCGCCGCGATGCTTCGCTGGTTGCCGTTTCTACCGGACTGCTGCAAAACATGAGTCGTGATGAAGCGGAAGCGGTCTTGGCGCATGAAATTGCCCATATCGCCAACGGTGACATGATTACCATGACACTAATTCAGGGTGTGGTGAACACCTTTGTTATCTTCATCTCGCGCATTCTTGCGCAAATCGCTTCGGGCTTCCTGTCCGGTAATCGCGATGGTGAAGAGAGCGGGAACGGTAATCCAATGGTTTATTTCGCCGTCTCGATGGTGCTAGAGCTGCTGTTCGGTTTCCTCGCCAGCCTGATTACCATGTGGTTCTCACGTCACCGTGAATTCCACGCTGATGCAGGTTCTGCGAAGCTCGTGGGGCGTGAGAAGATGATTGCGGCGCTGCAGCGTCTGAAAACCAGCTACGAGCCGCAGGAACCGAGTAGCATGATGGCGTTTTGCATTAACGGCAAAAACAAATCGTTGAGTGAGTTATTCATGTCACATCCGCCGCTTGATAAGCGTATCGAAGCGTTGCGTACGGGTGAATACCTCAAGTAA